The Penicillium digitatum chromosome 6, complete sequence genome has a window encoding:
- a CDS encoding Myristoylated alanine-rich C-kinase substrate has protein sequence MKFIAIHAVLAVALAAVSSGLAINSKAAAKPEAPEPAWVWSSKRDAREDAKTDTLEPAWVWSSKREAREDSKTDTLEPAWVWSSKRDAREDAKTDTLEPAWVWSSKREAREDAKTETLEPAWVWSSKREAKEDAKTETLEPAWVWSSKREAREDSKTDTLEPAWVWSSSSKREAKEDAKNEVPEPAWVWSSG, from the coding sequence ATGAAGTTCATCGCCATCCACGCTGTCCTGGCAGTTGCATTGGCTGCAGTCTCCAGTGGTTTGGCTATCAATTCCAAGGCTGCAGCGAAGCCTGAAGCCCCAGAACCTGCCTGGGTCTGGTCTTCCAAGCGCGATGCTAGAGAGGATGCAAAGACCGATACTCTGGAGCCCGCCTGGGTCTGGTCTTCCAAGCGCGAGGCTAGAGAGGATTCAAAGACCGATACTCTGGAGCCCGCCTGGGTCTGGTCTTCCAAGCGCGATGCTAGAGAGGATGCAAAGACCGATACTCTGGAGCCCGCCTGGGTCTGGTCTTCCAAGCGCGAGGCTAGAGAGGATGCAAAGACCGAGACCCTGGAGCCCGCCTGGGTCTGGTCTTCCAAGCGCGAGGCTAAAGAAGACGCAAAGACCGAGACCCTGGAGCCCGCCTGGGTCTGGTCTTCCAAGCGCGAGGCTAGAGAGGATTCAAAGACCGATACTCTGGAGCCCGCCTGGGTTTGGTCCTCGTCCTCCAAGCGCGAGGCTAAAGAGGACGCAAAGAACGAGGTCCCTGAACCAGCCTGGGTCTGGTCTTCCGGCTAG
- a CDS encoding GNAT family acetyltransferase, putative — MSSQFEASPTFSIESDRLHISYFLPDSPEHCLFLVELWNSKEFMRTCGRTGIDTAEKASDFLRNRVHADYARNNYGMFLVSLKPHENASLAECTPIGSVSLMRGEPPNAYLAPDIGYAFLPTETGKGYATEAALALMGYAKRELGVDSVFGFCGKDDTHSARVLAKIGLEFRGQKKLKVFGGRESAVWALPTMSQDLSVYGLDN; from the coding sequence ATGAGTTCTCAGTTTGAGGCATCTCCAACGTTCTCGATTGAGAGTGACCGCCTTCATATCTCCTACTTTTTACCCGACTCCCCCGAGCACTGTCTTTTCCTAGTCGAATTATGGAACAGTAAGGAGTTCATGAGGACTTGCGGTCGTACCGGTATCGATACAGCAGAGAAGGCCTCTGACTTCCTTCGCAACCGCGTTCATGCTGACTACGCCCGAAACAATTATGGCATGTTTCTGGTTTCACTGAAGCCACATGAGAACGCGTCTTTAGCCGAATGCACCCCCATTGGCTCCGTATCATTGATGAGAGGCGAGCCACCGAACGCTTACCTGGCACCCGACATTGGATATGCATTTCTGCCCACGGAAACTGGGAAGGGATATGCAACCGAAGCCGCACTTGCATTGATGGGGTATGCGAAGAGGGAACTTGGGGTCGACTCAGTATTTGGATTCTGTGGCAAAGATGATACCCACAGTGCCAGGGTGTTAGCGAAGATTGGGCTCGAGTTTCGAGGACAAAAAAAACTGAAGGTTTTCGGCGGGAGGGAAAGTGCTGTTTGGGCGCTTCCTACAATGAGCCAGGATCTGAGTGTGTACGGCTTAGACAACTGA
- a CDS encoding Major facilitator superfamily domain, general substrate transporter, translating into MDQFLERFPEVGPNAPGSGFQKGILTAMIELGAFVGAMNQGWIADKISRKWSIMVAVVIFLLGSALQTGAMSFEMLVGARFVGGFGVGMLAMVAPLYISEIAPPEIRGTLLVLQELAIVTAVVVAFYITYGTRYISSEWSWRLPFLIQMIPALFLGVGIPFLPYSPRWLAGRGRDEEALQVLCKLRGVDPTDERVIREWVEIRSEVAYCKEVSIVRHPNWQDGSHTSRAMLHFWSYLDCFRKGCWKRTHVGIVLMFFQQFGGVNALIYYSPSLFAGMGLKYEMQLHMSGVINICQLLACFWSLWGMDKFGRRPLLFGGASCMALAHLIIAILMSQYQSNWPAHSKEGWVCVAFLCFFMLTYGASWGPIPWAMPAEIFPSSLRAKGMAYSTMSNWLNNFIIGLITPPLIQNTGYGTYVFFCVFCGLSFIWTWFFVPETNGKTLEEMDSVFGDNTSTVETEQRARIEATIWAHAAGRSNGLQGTHQVT; encoded by the exons ATGGACCAGTTCCTCGAGCGATTCCCGGAGGTTGGCCCCAATGCACCTGGTTCAGGATTTCAGAAAGGTATCCTCACTGCCATGATCGAGCTGGGGGCCTTTGTTGGAGCCATGAACCAAGGATGGATTGCCGACAAGATCTCTCGCAAGTGGTCTATCATGGTTGCAGTGGTAATTTTCCTCTTAGGTTCCGCCCTACAAACTGGAGCTATGAGTTTTGAAATGCTTGTAGGTGCCCGGTTTGTTGGAGGTTTTGGTGTCGGTATGCTGGCTATGGTGGCACCGCTTTACATTTCTGAGATCGCGCCCCCGGAGATTCGTGGcacattgcttgttctgcaGGAGCTTGCAATTGTTACTGCTGTCGTAGTTGCTTTCTACATCACCTATGGTACAAGGTATATTTCTAGTGAATGGTCGTGGCGCCTTCCTTTCCTCATTCAG ATGATCCCTGCCTTATTTCTCGGTGTTGGTATTCCATTCCTACCTTATTCACCTCGTTGGCTCGCtggccgaggccgagatGAAGAAGCACTTCAGGTTCTCTGCAAGTTGCGTGGTGTCGACCCTACTGACGAGCGCGTCATCCGAGAGTGGGTTGAGATACGCTCCGAGGTAGCTTATTGTAAGGAAGTGAGCATCGTGAGACACCCAAATTGGCAGGATGGAAGCCACACCAGCCGTGCTATGCTTCATTTTTGGAGctacctggactgtttccGCAAAGGGTGTTGGAAGCGTACGCATGTCGGTATCGTACTGATGTTCTTCCAAC AATTTGGCGGGGTCAACGCCCTCATCTACTACTCACCCAGTCTGTTTGCAGGAATGGGTCTAAAATACGAGATGCAACTCCACATGTCCGGTGTTATCAACATCTGCCAGCTGTTAGCCTGTTTCTGGTCACTATGGGGAATGGATAAATTCGGCCGGAGACCTTTGCTCTTTGGTGGTGCTAGCTGTATGGCTCTTGCGCATCTCATCATCGCTATACTTATGAGCCAGTACCAATCAAACTGGCCTGCGCATTCAAAAGAGGGCTGGGTTTGTGTCGCGTTCCTGTGCTTCTTCATGCTCACCTACGGAGCTAGTTGGGGTCCTATTCCTTGGGCCATGCCGGCTGAGATCTTTCCTTCCTCGCTACGTGCTAAGGGTATGGCATACTCCACAATGTCGAACTGGCTTAACAACTTCATAATCGGGCTCATTACTCCCCCACTTATACAGAATACTGGATATGGGACTTATGTTTTCTTCTGTGTATTTTGTGGCTTGTCATTTATTTGGACGTGGTTTTTCGTCCCGGAGACAAATGGAAAAACTTTGGAGGAAATGGACTCTGTCTTCGGGGATAATACTTCGACTGTCGAGACAGAACAGAGGGCGAGGATTGAGGCTACAATTTGGGCCCATGCTGCGGGACGATCTAATGGACTCCAAGGCACTCATCAAGTTACTTAG
- a CDS encoding Oxidase ustYa, whose translation MWPLMLRGSDLKYREINNNDGEDTSVSDLEEHRNWNLLLYVVISILATGWTTTTILYWKSSTIAPTPNRKFQLETFTPIPEDVFEPVRKVFQPDERYVGNSREVDHHWDDLVAGHDAVWIEDPKKWNLPEGIVAPFDHPHKTDPPQHDFYVISILHQLHCLNMVRFQFWQARDGVDLDTEHDAVKWNLHVLHCFEYLRQAISCGGDLIIEGSSPIKVGKGHATSVTGWGVEHDCIDFELLRQFQIEQERKYNLTWQHNFHG comes from the exons ATGTGGCCCTTGATGCTGAGAGGGTCGGATCTGAAGTATCGAGAGATAAACAACAATGATGGAGAAGACACATCAGTTTCGGATCTTGAAGAGCATAGGAATTGGAATCTTCTCCTATACGTTGTGATCTCAATTCTCGCAACTGGGTGGACTACGACTACAATTCTTTATTGGAAATCTTCCACTATTGCTCCAACACCCAATCGCAAGTTCCAGCTCGAGACATTCACCCCTATTCCGGAGGACGTGTTTGAGCCAGTGAGAAAGGTATTCCAACCGGATGAGAGATACGTTGGAAATTCGAGAGAAGTGGACCACCATTGGGATGACTTGGTAGCTG GGCATGATGCCGTCTGGATTGAGGACCCCAAAAAGTGGAATTTGCCCGAGGGCATCGTCGCGCCATTCGATCATCCCCACAAAACTGATCCTCCGCAACATGATTTCTATGTGATCTCGATCCTCCACCAGCTGCACTGCCTA AACATGGTTCGCTTCCAGTTTTGGCAGGCTCGTGACGGTGTCGACCTCGATACAGAACATGATGCGGTTAAATGGAACCTGCATGTCTTGCATTGCTTCGAATATCTTCGGCAAGCGATTTcctgtggaggagatcttaTTATAGAGGGATCAAGCCCAATAAAAGTTGGAAAGG GGCATGCTACTTCCGTCACTGGATGGGGAGTTGAGCATGACTGTATTGATTTCGAACTACTGCGTCAGTTTCAGATCGAACAGGAAAGAAAATACAATCTGACATGGCAGCATAATTTCCATGGATGA